The segment TCCTTGTCGCCACGGCCGGAGAGGTTCACCACCATCAGGTGGTCCTTCGGCAGCTTCGGCGCGCGCTTGAACACTTCAGCCAGGGCGTGGGAGCTCTCCAGCGCCGGGATGATGCCTTCCAGGCGGCAGCAGGTGTGGAAGGCTTCCAGGGCTTCATGGTCGGTGATCGAGGTGTACTCGACGCGGCCGATGTCGTGCAGCCAGGCGTGCTCCGGGCCGATGCCGGGGTAGTCCAGGCCGGCGGAGATCGAGTGGGCGTCAATGATCTGGCCGTCTTCGTCCTGCAGCAGGAAGGTGCGATTGCCGTGCAGCACGCCCGGTACGCCGCCGTTCAGGCTGGCCGCGTGCTTGCCGGTTTCGATGCCGTGGCCGGCGGCTTCCACGCCGACGATCTTCACCGAGGTGTCATCGAGGAACGGATGGAACAGGCCCATGGCGTTGGAACCGCCGCCGATGCAGGCGACCAGCGAATCGGGCAGGCGCCCTTCCTTCTCGGCCAGCTGCTCGCGGGTTTCCTTGCCGATCACGGCCTGGAAGTCGCGGACCATGGCCGGATAAGGGTGCGGACCGGCGACGGTGCCGATCAGGTAGAAGGTGCTGTCGACGTTGGTCACCCAGTCACGCAGGGCTTCGTTCATCGCGTCCTTCAGGGTGCCGGTGCCGGCGGTGACCGGGATCACCTCGGCGCCGAGGAGCTTCATGCGGAAGACGTTGGCCTGCTGGCGGTCGATGTCGGTGGTGCCCATGTAGATCACGCACTGCAGGCCGAAGCGGGCGGCCACGGTGGCGGTGGCCACGCCGTGCATGCCGGCGCCGGTCTCGGCGATGATGCGTTTCTTGCCCATGCGCCTGGCCAGGAGGATCTGGCCGATGCAGTTGTTGATCTTGTGCGCGCCGGTGTGGTTCAGCTCTTCGCGCTTGAGGTAGATCTTCGCGCCGCCGAAGTGCTCGGTCAGGCGCTCGGCGAAGTACAGCGGGCTCGGGCGGCCGACGTAGTCGCGCTGGAAGTAGGCCAGCTCTTTCTGGAATTCCGGATCATCCTTGGCCTTTTCGTACTCGCGGGCCAGGTCGTGGATCAGCGGCATCAGGGTTTCGGCGACGTATTGTCCACCGAAGCTGCCGAAGAGGCCCTTGGCATCGGGGCCGGTGCGCAGAGAGGTCATGCTGGACTCCTGTTTCTGCACCCCTCGTGCGTCGACGAGGGGCTGGGGAAGAGGGTTGATGGCGCCATTCTACCTCTGGCGAGGTGACGGAAAAGCGATTAGATTGCCTTTACCTGTCAGGAAAACTCACGAATAGCCATGAGCCGCGACCTGCCTCCCCTGAATGCCCTTCGCGCCTTCGAGGCCGCCGCCCGACTGCAGAGCATCAGCCGCGCGGCGGAGGAGCTGCACGTCACCCACGGTGCCGTGAGCCGGCAGGTGAGGATGCTGGAGGAAGAGCTGGGCATCGCGCTGTTCAGCAAGGACGGTCGTGGCGTAAAACTCACGGATGCCGGCCAGCGTTTGCGCGATGCCGCCGGTGACGCCTTCGAGCGTTTGCGCAGCGCCTACGCCGACTTGCAAAAACGCAGCGAGGATGCGCCCTTCGTCCTCGGTTGTCCGGGCAGCCTGCTGGCGCGCTGGTTCATTCCACGCCTGGACCGGCTCAACCGCGAACTCCCCGAACTGCGCCTGCAGCTTTCGGCCAGTGAGGGCGAGCTGGACCCGCGTCGTCCCGGCGTGGACGCCACCCTGTGCTTCGCTGAGCCGCCCTGGCCGGCGGACATGCGGGTGTTCGAGCTGGCCGCCGAATCCATCGGCCCGGTACTGAGTCCGCGCTATGCCCGTCACGACGTGCTGGTCCGCGCCGCGCCTGCCGCGCTGCTGGATGAGGCCCTGCTGCACACCGTATCGCGGCCCCAGGCCTGGCCGCAGTGGGCCGCGGCACAGGGGCTGGACCCGGGCCGTTTGCGCCTGGGCCAGGGGTTCGAGCATCTCTACTACCTGCTGGAGGCGGCCGTGGCCGGACTCGGCGTGGCCATCGCCCCGCAGCAGCTGGTCGCCGACGAACTCGCGTCCGGCCGCCTGATAGCGCCCTGGGGCTTCGTCGAAACCCCGGCGCGCCTGGCGCTCTGGGTGCCGGCACGGCAACTGGATCGTCGCGCCGAACGCCTGGCCCTGTGGTTGCGTGAGGAGCTGACGGGCCGATAGCGGCATTCTTGGCTAGCCTTGCAGGGGAACCCACCCGGGCCTGTCACAGGAGATGCGCCATGTCTGATCACCACACCTACAAGAAGATCGAGATCGTCGGTTCCTCCCGCAACAGCATCGATGAGGCGATCAGCAATGCTGTCGTCGAGGCGGCGAGGACAATTCGCAACATGGACTGGTTCGAGGTCGTGGAAACCCGTGGGCATATCGAGAACGGTCGCGTCGGCCATTACCAGGTGACCCTGAAGATCGGCTTCCGCATCAGCGACAGCTGACGCGCCGCCAGCTCCCGCGCGGGATAGCGAGGTGACGCACATCCTCCCTCGCCTGAATTGGGCTAGTCTCTGGCCGTCCACTCCTGGCCTTCCTGGATCCAGGCGGGAGCGGATGGCTCTTGCGAGCCCTTCATTCATCACGAGGGAGCGTTACACATGAAGAAACTGCTGTTGGGCCTTGGCCTGTTCACCCTGGCCGGTTCGGCCTTCGCCGCCGTGAAACCCTGCGAAGAGCTCAAGGCCGAAATCGACGCCAAGCTCAAGGACAAGGGCGTCGTTTCCTACAGCCTGGAAGTCGTCGACAAGGGCAATGCCGCCGGCAAGCAGGTGGTGGGTACCTGCGAGGGTGGCAGCAAGGAAATCACCTACCAGCGCAATTGATCGTGCGGCACTCCCCGGGCCGGCGCCTGTGCCGGCCCAATCCTTACCTTCTGGTGCCCTGGTTACCGAAAAGTGCCTTCTAGCGGCCTTGGTCGCTAATCCCTAGAGTAAGACCTACTGATTCACTCGGATAAGGCTCCAAGCCTTTCCCTCGCCAAGGTCTTGCCTATGTCTGCCCTGTCCAAGCTGCCCCTTTCCGTTCTCGATCTGGCCCCCGTGCGCGACCACGGCGGCGCCACCCAGGCCTTGCACAACTCCCTGGAGCTGGCGCGTCACGTCGAACAGCTGGGCTTCTCGCGTTTCTGGGTCGCCGAGCACCACAACATGGACGGTATCGCCAGCTCCGCGACCGCCGTGCTGCTCGCCTACCTGGCCGGCGGTACGTCGCGCATCCGTCTGGGCTCCGGCGGCATCATGCTGCCCAACCACGCGCCACTGGTGGTCGCCGAACAGTTCGGCACCCTCGCCAGCCTCTATCCGGGCCGCATCGAGCTGGGCCTTGGCCGCGCGCCGGGGGCTGACCATCTCACCGCCCGCGCCCTGCGTCGCGACCGCCTGGGCAGCGCCGACGACTTCCCGCAGGACGTCGAAGAGCTGGAAATGCTCCTCGGTCCGCGCCAGCCGGAGCAGAAAGTGATCGCCATGCCGGGTGCGGACACCAACGTGCCCATCTGGCTGCTCGGCTCCAGCCTGTTCAGCGCCCAGCTGGCCGGGCAGAAAGGCCTGCCGTACGCCTTCGCCTCGCACTTCGCACCGCGCTACATGCATGAGGCGATTCGCGTCTACCGCAATCATTTCCGCCCCTCGGCGGTGCTGGACAAGCCCTACGTGATGCTGGGCGTGCCGCTGGTGGCGGCGCCCACCGACGAAGAGGCGGAATTCCTCGCCACCACGGTGTACCAGCGGGTCCTGGCGCTGATTCGCGGCGAAAGCCTGGTATTGCGCCCACCTGTGGAAAGCATGGCGGGTCGCTGGCTGCCCCATGAGAAGGATGCGGTGGGCAGTTTCCTGGCCATGGCCATGGTGGGTGGCCCGGAGAAGATCCGTGCGCGCCTGCAGGTGCTACTGGACCAGACCGATGCCGACGAGCTGATCTTCACCTGCGACCTTTACCAGCACGAGCACCGGCTCAGGGCGTTCGACATCCTTGCCAGTCTTCGCGACTGAAGTACGTAAGCAGGGCGGCAGCGGCCAGTGCGGCCGCTTTCAGTTCAGAAGGGGCCGCAGCGCGGGAAGATCTCATGGCGCGCCAGTACATTGCGCTGGTCGTCGTAGAGCCAGGCCATGGGCTGGTTGGCGGCGTTTCGGGCTTCCACGCGGTAGCGCTTGCCGGCCTCGAACTGGTCGTAGTGCAGCTCCATGTAGCAGGTAATGATGGTGGGTTCGGCGTTCATGCCGAAGCCGCCACCGCCGCCGCCGGCTTCGAACTGGTAGCGCAATTCCAGTTCATGCTTGCCGGGCATTACCTGGTAGTAGCGGCCGTCGCCCCAGCGCTTGTCGTCGAGGCGGTTGGCCATGAGGGTGTCACTGGGGTCGGGGGCGACGTCGATCCACGCCATCCGCGGATCGGGTTCTGGCAGCTTGCTGGCGCAGGCGCAGAGGCTGGCCAGCAGCGTCAGGGCCAACAGCATGCGCATGAAGAAGCTCCTGAAGGGATAGGTGCGTTCAGCATACCCCTATGTCGGAGATTTCAGACATCGCCGCAGCGACTTTCCCGGGCCTTGGCGACTTCCTGGTTGCGCTCGTCATACAGCCGCGCCCAGGGGCGGAAACCGATACCACCGGCCTGCAGCAGGTAGCGCTCGCCCGCTGCGAAGTCGGCGTAGGCCAGCTTGAGCAGGCAGGTGCGCCGATAATTCGTGCTGCCCTGGCCGATGTCGTGGCCGCCCACGTCGAACTCCAGGCGCACCTCCAGTTCGTGCCGGCCCGGCGTGACCTGGAAGTAGCGCGGGTCGGAAAGTGCCTGGTCATCCACTCGGCTGGCCTGGATGTCCTGGCCTTCCTGCTTGTGCAGGGAGATCCAGGCCTGGTTCGGATCGTGGCTGGGCAGCATCAGGGCGCAGCCGCCAAGGCTGAGAAGCGGCAGGAAAAGCAGCAGAGGGCGCATGGAGGGCTCCAACAGGCCAGTAGTGGTGGATGGCTCCGATGCGCTAGTGTCGCGGCATGCTGACCACCCTTGTTATCGAACTGCTTGACCGCATCCACAGGCCCTGGGTTCCCCTGCTGGGCGCCGTGCTGCTGAGCGGTTGTTCCAGCCTGGATTACTACGGCCAGTTGGCGCGCGGACAGCTCGCCCTGCTGCACGCCCGCCAGCCGGTACAGACGCTGATCGACGACCCCGCCCAGCCACAAAGGCTGCGCCAGCGCCTGGCACTCACCCAGGCGGCACGAACCTTCGCCAGTGCGTCCCTGGGGTTGCCGGACAACGGCAGCTACCGCGTCTACGCCGATATCCGGCGGCCCTATGTGGTGTGGAACCTGTTCGCCACGGCGGAGTTTTCCCTGCAGCCGGAAACCCACTGCTTTCCCATCGCCGGTTGCGTCGCCTATCGCGGCTACTACCAGTTGAGCCGTGCCAGAGGCGCGGCGGCATTGCTCAAGCAACAGGGCCTGGATACCTGGGTGGGCGGCGTCGAGGCCTATTCCACCCTGGGCTGGTTCGACGACCCGTTGCTCAACACCATGCTGCGCTGGGATGACGACCGCCTTGCCGCGCTGATCTTCCATGAACTGGCCCACCAGCAGCTGTATGTGCCGGGGGATACGGCGTTCAACGAGTCCTTCGCCAGCTTCGTCGAGCGCGAAGGCCTGGACCAGTGGCGCGCCAGTCGTGGCCTTTTCACCCGGGGCGACGAAGACTCCCGGCGCCGGGACGCCCTGACCCGCCTGGTGCTGGATGCCCGCGAGCGCCTGGAACAGCTCTACGCCAGCGGCTTGCCGCCCGAGCGCATGCGCCAGGCCAAGGCCGGGGAATTCGAGCGCCTGCGCCGCGACTACCGCGCCATGCGCGACCGCGATTGGGGCGGCTACAACCGCTTCGACGCCTGGATGGAAGGACCGATGAACAACGCCAAGCTGCTGCCCTTCGGGCTCTACGACCAGTGGGTACCGGCCTTCGCCGCGTTGTTCCGCGAGGCGGGCGGAAATTGGCAAGCCTTCTACCGGCGCGCCGGGGAACTGGGGGATCTGCCTCAGCAGGAACGCATGCGAGCACTGGAAAGCCTGGTGGCTAACCGCTAGAACTTGCCTGGCTGGCCGTCAGTCCAACGGCCAGGACATCAAGGAAATGGAGTTGGCGATGAGAAAAGTTGCTGTAGTCCTGATGCTGGGCGCGCTGGCAGGCACCGCTGTGGCGGCACCCAAGCCCTGCGAGGAGCTGAAGCAGGAAATCGAAGTGAAGATCCAGGCCGCCGGCGTCACCAGCTACACGCTGGAGATAGTCCCCAACGCCGAAGTGAAGGACCAGAACATGGTGGTCGGCTCCTGCGAGAACGGCACCAAGAAGATCATCTACCAGCGCAATGGGGATTGACTCGTTACAGGGCATTGCCTTGTAGGCGCGAATTCATTCGCGAAAGGCCGCGCTGCGGCCTCTCCTTGAAACCTGGTTGAGCAGGTCTTCGACCTGCATCGCGATTGAAATGGCTCCCACAGAATGCGGAGTCTCGCCGTCCGCTCTCAACCAAACGCCCGGCTCAGCTCATCCAGGCTGGCGAAGTAGTAGGCCGGCGCCTCGCCCATCAGCTCCTCGCGGCTGCCGAAGCCGTAACCCACGCCCGCGCCGTGCAGGCCGTTGCGGTTTGCGCCGATCAGGTCGTGCTTGCGATCACCGATCATCAGGGTGTCGGCGCGGTCCAGGCGTTCAGCTTCCAGCAGGTGGGCGATCAGCTCCACCTTGTTGGTGCGGGTGCCGTCCAGTTCGCTGCCGTAGATGTGCTTGAAGTGCCGGTCGAAGCCGAAATGCCGGGCGATCTCGCGGGCGAATACGGTCGGCTTGCTGGTGGCGATGTACAGGGTGCGGCCCTGTTCGCGCAGGCGTCCGAGCAACGCATCGATGCCGTCGAACATGTGGTTCTCGTAGAGCCCGGTGACCTTGAAGCGGTCACGGTAGTGGTTCACCGCTTCCCAGGCACGTTCCTCGGGGAGGTCGTAGGTCTGCATGAAGCACTGCAGCAGCGGCGGGCCGATGAAGTGCTCCAGCTTCGCCAGGTCAGGCTCGTGGATATCCAGTTTGCCGAGCGCGTACTGCACCGAACGGGTGATGCCCTCGCGCGGGTCGGTGAGGGTGCCGTCGAGGTCGAAGAGGATGTTGCGGTAATCCATCTCAGCCCCCGTAGCCTTCGGCGATGTGCAGGTCCTTCAGCTTCACGTAGTTGGCCGCGCTGTAGGTGAAGAAGGCCTTTTCCTTGTCGCTCAGCGGGCGGGCCTGTTTCACCGGGCTGCCGACGTAGAGGTAACCGCTTTCCAGGCGCTTGCCCGGCGGCACCAGGCTGCCGGCGCCGAGCACCACGTCGTCCTCGATCACCGCACCGTCCATGACGATGCTGCCCATGCCGATCAGCACCCGGCTGCCGACCTTGCAACCGTGCAGCAGGGCCTTGTGGCCGATGGTCACGTCGTCACCGATTTCCAGCGGGTAGCCGTCGGGGTTGAACGGGCCGGCGTGAGTGATGTGCAGCACGCTGCCATCCTGGACGCTGGTGCGGGCGCCGATGCGGATGCGGTGCATGTCGCCACGGATGGTCACCAGCGGCCAGACCGAGCTGTCGTCGCCGAGGTGCACGTCGCCGATGACCACGGCGGAGGCATCGACGAAGACCCGCTCGCCGAGCTGGGGGCTGATGCCCTGGTAGGTTCTGATCGGGTTCATA is part of the Pseudomonas lalkuanensis genome and harbors:
- the trpB gene encoding tryptophan synthase subunit beta, with the protein product MTSLRTGPDAKGLFGSFGGQYVAETLMPLIHDLAREYEKAKDDPEFQKELAYFQRDYVGRPSPLYFAERLTEHFGGAKIYLKREELNHTGAHKINNCIGQILLARRMGKKRIIAETGAGMHGVATATVAARFGLQCVIYMGTTDIDRQQANVFRMKLLGAEVIPVTAGTGTLKDAMNEALRDWVTNVDSTFYLIGTVAGPHPYPAMVRDFQAVIGKETREQLAEKEGRLPDSLVACIGGGSNAMGLFHPFLDDTSVKIVGVEAAGHGIETGKHAASLNGGVPGVLHGNRTFLLQDEDGQIIDAHSISAGLDYPGIGPEHAWLHDIGRVEYTSITDHEALEAFHTCCRLEGIIPALESSHALAEVFKRAPKLPKDHLMVVNLSGRGDKDMQTVMHHMQQEQKA
- a CDS encoding LLM class flavin-dependent oxidoreductase, translating into MSALSKLPLSVLDLAPVRDHGGATQALHNSLELARHVEQLGFSRFWVAEHHNMDGIASSATAVLLAYLAGGTSRIRLGSGGIMLPNHAPLVVAEQFGTLASLYPGRIELGLGRAPGADHLTARALRRDRLGSADDFPQDVEELEMLLGPRQPEQKVIAMPGADTNVPIWLLGSSLFSAQLAGQKGLPYAFASHFAPRYMHEAIRVYRNHFRPSAVLDKPYVMLGVPLVAAPTDEEAEFLATTVYQRVLALIRGESLVLRPPVESMAGRWLPHEKDAVGSFLAMAMVGGPEKIRARLQVLLDQTDADELIFTCDLYQHEHRLRAFDILASLRD
- a CDS encoding PA0061/PA0062 family lipoprotein, encoding MRPLLLFLPLLSLGGCALMLPSHDPNQAWISLHKQEGQDIQASRVDDQALSDPRYFQVTPGRHELEVRLEFDVGGHDIGQGSTNYRRTCLLKLAYADFAAGERYLLQAGGIGFRPWARLYDERNQEVAKARESRCGDV
- a CDS encoding DUF1161 domain-containing protein, producing the protein MRKVAVVLMLGALAGTAVAAPKPCEELKQEIEVKIQAAGVTSYTLEIVPNAEVKDQNMVVGSCENGTKKIIYQRNGD
- a CDS encoding DUF1161 domain-containing protein yields the protein MKKLLLGLGLFTLAGSAFAAVKPCEELKAEIDAKLKDKGVVSYSLEVVDKGNAAGKQVVGTCEGGSKEITYQRN
- a CDS encoding aminopeptidase, giving the protein MLTTLVIELLDRIHRPWVPLLGAVLLSGCSSLDYYGQLARGQLALLHARQPVQTLIDDPAQPQRLRQRLALTQAARTFASASLGLPDNGSYRVYADIRRPYVVWNLFATAEFSLQPETHCFPIAGCVAYRGYYQLSRARGAAALLKQQGLDTWVGGVEAYSTLGWFDDPLLNTMLRWDDDRLAALIFHELAHQQLYVPGDTAFNESFASFVEREGLDQWRASRGLFTRGDEDSRRRDALTRLVLDARERLEQLYASGLPPERMRQAKAGEFERLRRDYRAMRDRDWGGYNRFDAWMEGPMNNAKLLPFGLYDQWVPAFAALFREAGGNWQAFYRRAGELGDLPQQERMRALESLVANR
- a CDS encoding LysR family transcriptional regulator, with the translated sequence MSRDLPPLNALRAFEAAARLQSISRAAEELHVTHGAVSRQVRMLEEELGIALFSKDGRGVKLTDAGQRLRDAAGDAFERLRSAYADLQKRSEDAPFVLGCPGSLLARWFIPRLDRLNRELPELRLQLSASEGELDPRRPGVDATLCFAEPPWPADMRVFELAAESIGPVLSPRYARHDVLVRAAPAALLDEALLHTVSRPQAWPQWAAAQGLDPGRLRLGQGFEHLYYLLEAAVAGLGVAIAPQQLVADELASGRLIAPWGFVETPARLALWVPARQLDRRAERLALWLREELTGR
- a CDS encoding dodecin, producing the protein MSDHHTYKKIEIVGSSRNSIDEAISNAVVEAARTIRNMDWFEVVETRGHIENGRVGHYQVTLKIGFRISDS
- a CDS encoding gamma carbonic anhydrase family protein; this translates as MNPIRTYQGISPQLGERVFVDASAVVIGDVHLGDDSSVWPLVTIRGDMHRIRIGARTSVQDGSVLHITHAGPFNPDGYPLEIGDDVTIGHKALLHGCKVGSRVLIGMGSIVMDGAVIEDDVVLGAGSLVPPGKRLESGYLYVGSPVKQARPLSDKEKAFFTYSAANYVKLKDLHIAEGYGG
- a CDS encoding PA0061/PA0062 family lipoprotein; this encodes MRMLLALTLLASLCACASKLPEPDPRMAWIDVAPDPSDTLMANRLDDKRWGDGRYYQVMPGKHELELRYQFEAGGGGGGFGMNAEPTIITCYMELHYDQFEAGKRYRVEARNAANQPMAWLYDDQRNVLARHEIFPRCGPF
- a CDS encoding HAD family hydrolase, with translation MDYRNILFDLDGTLTDPREGITRSVQYALGKLDIHEPDLAKLEHFIGPPLLQCFMQTYDLPEERAWEAVNHYRDRFKVTGLYENHMFDGIDALLGRLREQGRTLYIATSKPTVFAREIARHFGFDRHFKHIYGSELDGTRTNKVELIAHLLEAERLDRADTLMIGDRKHDLIGANRNGLHGAGVGYGFGSREELMGEAPAYYFASLDELSRAFG